A DNA window from Chiroxiphia lanceolata isolate bChiLan1 chromosome 6, bChiLan1.pri, whole genome shotgun sequence contains the following coding sequences:
- the VWCE gene encoding von Willebrand factor C and EGF domain-containing protein isoform X1, which produces MRAWNGGSHSPPLPLGCIPLSQLRFGPFIRRVQGWEGLQEKEEEEGWEEARPELCQMWERREKGDTFPVASQRLGDPLPYPGATAGMSELTPLIPGERDKVGMIPEPPWVWGVGGSRWRRSRPAPIPAPIPRRSRIVPGSAGGGGAGPRASGKGGGKAGAGKCWSRLSCWWSCSSRLPVCPCSSPAARPGGIPGGRSREVLPWRGAAGGPTFASRAPAADVVLAGCCPRAAGSAPCGITCPDPPGTCGEYGCDLSCNHGGCQEVARVCPVGFSMAETPNGVRCTDIDECRSGACEGPCVNTEGGFVCQCGSGRELSTDRRSCRDMDECQATPCQHRCENSVGSYRCSCRPGYQLHGNRHSCLDVDECRRPGTRRSCQHNCHNIPGSFRCSCRPGYRLSTDRVSCEGYPKAILAPSPILQSLQHPPTLVLLPPGSHLLPRGSPSPHIPVAAPGTQFPPSSPSLSPGTSIPPSPRCRHRGVSREPGARWTEPGCRSCTCQEGRVLCDAVSCSIPCSHPLPAPAGGCCPACTGCLHEGVARAEGDVFSPSDGNCSICICLAGNVSCLSPECPAGSCPSPCHPALLTPPFPAKCSFRGRTYAHGARFSPDGDGCTTCVCQGGEVECSFTPCPILDCPQHQRLLRPGQCCSSCRDPPAPAGCFLEDNGVQFPVGQLWSPGDPCELCICQADGSVSCRRTECLETCPYPIRIPGQCCPDCSAGCTYMGRVFSNNETFPSELDPCLSCICLLGSVACSPLECAIVCSYPFHPEGRCCPVCDDCNYRGRKVENGQSFTPEGQPCTRCACQLGEVTCEERPCPHSCSEPPAIPAPCCPPCPATEVRLPLQGSDLAPSLAPSLSLAPSLAQSSSPFSSLAPSSSSSSSLFPSSSQSLSPSSSPSSSHSPSSFPSSLSPSSSQSPIPKDSPPGTSHPSAPKSRPRLAQLLLPNTSTAPSPFPGIWDGGDPPPTTPSPSGHPSVPPDPPSEAAAPPDPTGCSGPEAQGSLGNADPAAVPPDSGKSPRCRVPGGGGG; this is translated from the exons ATGAGAGCCTGGAATGGggggtcccacagcccccctcTCCCTTTGGGATGCATCCCACTATCCCAGCTCCGCTTTGGCCCCTTTATCCGCcgtgtgcagggctgggaaggcctccaggagaaggaggaggaggaggggtggGAAGAGGCCAGGCCGGAGCTTTGCCAGatgtgggaaaggagggaaaagggggataCGTTCCCTGTTGCTTCCCAACGCCTTGGGGACCCCCTTCCCTATCCCGGAGCCACCGCGGGAATGTCTGAGCTGACTCCACTCATCCCGGGCGAGCGGGACAAAGTCGGGATGATCCCGGAGCCGCcgtgggtttggggggtgggtgggagccgctggcgccgctcccgccccgctccAATCCCCGCTCCAATCCCGCGCCGATCCCGCATTGTTCCCGGCtcggcgggaggaggaggagcagggccgAGGGCCAGCGGGAAGGGAGGCGGGAAGGCGGGAGCCGGGAAGTGCTGGAGCCGCCTGTCATGTTGGTGGAGCTGCTCTTCCAGGCTGCCTGtgtgtccctgctcctctccagcgGCCAGGCCAGGGGGTATCCCGGGAGGAAGAAGCCGGGAAGTTTTGCCGTGGAGAG GCGCCGCGGGGGGCCCCACGTTTGCTTCCCGGGCTCCGGCAGCGGATGTTGTCCTGGCTGGATGCTGTCCCCGGGCAGCGGGAAGTGCACCCTGC ggaatCACCTGCCCAG ATCCGCCGGGAACGTGCGGGGAGTACGGCTGTGACCTGTCCTGTAACCACGGCGGCTGCCAGGAGGTCGCCCGCGTGTGTCCCGTCGGCTTCTCCATGGCGGAGACTCCCAACGGCGTCCGCTGCACCG ACATCGACGAGTGCCGGAGCGGGGCCTGCGAGGGGCCGTGCGTGAACACGGAGGGCGGATTCGTGTGCCAGTGCGGCTCCGGCCGGGAGCTCTCCACGGATCGGCGCAGCTGCCGCG ACATGGATGAGTGCCAGGCCACGCCGTGCCAGCACCGCTGCGAGAACAGCGTCGGGAGCTACCGCTGCTCCTGCCGGCCCGGATACCAACTCCACGGGAACCGGCATTCCTGCCTGG ATGTGGATGAATGCCGGCGGCCGGGAACGCGCCGCTCCTGCCAGCACAACTGCCACAACATTCCCGGGAGCTTCCGCTGTTCCTGCCGCCCCGGGTACCGGCTCAGCACGGACAGGGTGTCCTGCGAAG GGTATCCCAAAGCCATCCTGGCCCCGTCACCCATCCTGCAATCCCTGCAGCACCCGCCCACCCTcgtcctgctccctcctggctcccaCCTGCTCCCAAGGggctccccctctccccacatccctgtggcAGCTCCCGGGACCCAATTCCCACCCTCTTCTCCGTCCCTGTCTCCCGGTACCTCCATCCCACCGTCCCCTCGCTGTCGGCACCGCGGGGTTTCCCGGGAGCCCGGCGCTCGCTGGACAGAGCCGGGATGCCGGAGCTGCACCTGCCAG GAGGGACGAGTCCTGTGTGACGCTGTGAGCtgctccattccctgctcccaccccctTCCCGCTCCGGCCGGGGGGTGCTGCCCCGCCTGCACAG GGTGCCTCCACGAGGGGGTGGCCAGAGCAGAGGGCGATGTCTTCTCCCCATCCGATGGGAATTGCTCCATCTGCATCTGCTTG GCCGGGAACGTCTCCTGCCTTTCCCCGGAATGCCCTGCaggctcctgccccagcccctgccatccGG CCCTCCTGACTCCGCCTTTCCCAGCCAAGTGCAGTTTCCGGGGCCGCACGTACGCGCACGGGGCCCGGTTCAGCCCGGACGGGGACGGATGCACCACCTGCGTCTGCCAG GGCGGGGAGGTGGAATGTTCCTTCACTCCCTGTCCCATCCTGGACTGCCCCCAGCACCAGCGGCTCCTGCGCCCCgggcagtgctgctcctcctgccgGGACCCTCCGGCCCCCGCCG GTTGCTTCCTGGAGGACAACGGCGTGCAGTTTCCCGTGGGACAGCTCTGGTCTCCGGGCGATCCCTGTGAGTTATGCATCTGCCAG GCAGACGGCTCCGTGAGCTGCCGGCGCACGGAATGCCTGGAGACCTGTCCCTATCCCATCCGGATCCCCGGGCAGTGCTGCCCCGACTGCTCCGCAG GCTGCACCTACATGGGGCGGGTGTTCTCCAACAACGAGACCTTCCCGTCGGAGCTGGATCCGTGTCTCAGCTGCATCTGCCTG CTGGGATCGGTGGCCTGCTCGCCTCTGGAATGTGCCATCGTGTGCTCCTACCCCTTCCACCCCGAGGGCCGCTGCTGCCCCGTCTGTGACG aCTGCAACTACCGCGGCAGGAAGGTGGAGAACGGGCAGAGCTTCACCCCCGAGGGGCAGCCCTGCACCCGCTGCGCCTGCCAG CTCGGGGAGGTGACCTGTGAGGAGCGGCCGTGCCCCCACTCCTGCTCTGAGCCCCCCGCGATTCCcgctccctgctgcccaccctgcccag ccacAGAAGTCCGGCTCCCGCTGCAGGGCAGTGACCTGGCCCCATCCCTGGCCCCGTCCCTATCCCTGGCCCCATCTCTGGCCCAGTCCTCGTCCCCATTCTCCTCCCTGGCCCCATCCTCATCCTCGTCCTCATCCCTattcccatcctcatcccaatccctgtccccatcctcatccccctcctcctcccactcccCATCCTCATTCCcgtcctccctgtccccatcctcctcccagTCCCCAATCCCTAAGGATTCACCCCCTGGCACctcccaccccagtgcccccaaaTCCCGCCCCCGcctggcccagctcctgcttcccaaCACATCCACCGCCCCCAGCCCCTTTCCCGGGATTTGGGATGGCGGGGATCCCCCTCCCACCACCCCGAGCCCCTCTGGACACCCCTCGGTGCCCCCCGACCCCCCCTCCGAGGCCGCAGCCCCCCCAGATCCCACGGGCTGCTCCGGCCCCGAGGCTCAGGGATCCCTCGGGAATGCGGATCCCGCTGCGGTGCCGCCGGACAGCGGGAAGAGCCCCAGGTGCCGAGTgccgggaggaggaggaggatga
- the VWCE gene encoding von Willebrand factor C and EGF domain-containing protein isoform X5: MRAWNGGSHSPPLPLGCIPLSQLRFGPFIRRVQGWEGLQEKEEEEGWEEARPELCQMWERREKGDTFPVASQRLGDPLPYPGATAGMSELTPLIPGERDKVGMIPEPPWVWGVGGSRWRRSRPAPIPAPIPRRSRIVPGSAGGGGAGPRASGKGGGKAGAGKCWSRLSCWWSCSSRLPVCPCSSPAARPGGIPGGRSREVLPWRGAAGGPTFASRAPAADVVLAGCCPRAAGSAPCGITCPDPPGTCGEYGCDLSCNHGGCQEVARVCPVGFSMAETPNGVRCTDIDECRSGACEGPCVNTEGGFVCQCGSGRELSTDRRSCRDMDECQATPCQHRCENSVGSYRCSCRPGYQLHGNRHSCLDVDECRRPGTRRSCQHNCHNIPGSFRCSCRPGYRLSTDRVSCEGYPKAILAPSPILQSLQHPPTLVLLPPGSHLLPRGSPSPHIPVAAPGTQFPPSSPSLSPGTSIPPSPRCRHRGVSREPGARWTEPGCRSCTCQEGRVLCDAVSCSIPCSHPLPAPAGGCCPACTGCLHEGVARAEGDVFSPSDGNCSICICLAGNVSCLSPECPAGSCPSPCHPALLTPPFPAKCSFRGRTYAHGARFSPDGDGCTTCVCQGGEVECSFTPCPILDCPQHQRLLRPGQCCSSCRDPPAPAGCFLEDNGVQFPVGQLWSPGDPCELCICQADGSVSCRRTECLETCPYPIRIPGQCCPDCSAGCTYMGRVFSNNETFPSELDPCLSCICLLGSVACSPLECAIVCSYPFHPEGRCCPVCDDCNYRGRKVENGQSFTPEGQPCTRCACQLGEVTCEERPCPHSCSEPPAIPAPCCPPCPGNGIPRTPGTRGTPTPGWGSRGRGGN; the protein is encoded by the exons ATGAGAGCCTGGAATGGggggtcccacagcccccctcTCCCTTTGGGATGCATCCCACTATCCCAGCTCCGCTTTGGCCCCTTTATCCGCcgtgtgcagggctgggaaggcctccaggagaaggaggaggaggaggggtggGAAGAGGCCAGGCCGGAGCTTTGCCAGatgtgggaaaggagggaaaagggggataCGTTCCCTGTTGCTTCCCAACGCCTTGGGGACCCCCTTCCCTATCCCGGAGCCACCGCGGGAATGTCTGAGCTGACTCCACTCATCCCGGGCGAGCGGGACAAAGTCGGGATGATCCCGGAGCCGCcgtgggtttggggggtgggtgggagccgctggcgccgctcccgccccgctccAATCCCCGCTCCAATCCCGCGCCGATCCCGCATTGTTCCCGGCtcggcgggaggaggaggagcagggccgAGGGCCAGCGGGAAGGGAGGCGGGAAGGCGGGAGCCGGGAAGTGCTGGAGCCGCCTGTCATGTTGGTGGAGCTGCTCTTCCAGGCTGCCTGtgtgtccctgctcctctccagcgGCCAGGCCAGGGGGTATCCCGGGAGGAAGAAGCCGGGAAGTTTTGCCGTGGAGAG GCGCCGCGGGGGGCCCCACGTTTGCTTCCCGGGCTCCGGCAGCGGATGTTGTCCTGGCTGGATGCTGTCCCCGGGCAGCGGGAAGTGCACCCTGC ggaatCACCTGCCCAG ATCCGCCGGGAACGTGCGGGGAGTACGGCTGTGACCTGTCCTGTAACCACGGCGGCTGCCAGGAGGTCGCCCGCGTGTGTCCCGTCGGCTTCTCCATGGCGGAGACTCCCAACGGCGTCCGCTGCACCG ACATCGACGAGTGCCGGAGCGGGGCCTGCGAGGGGCCGTGCGTGAACACGGAGGGCGGATTCGTGTGCCAGTGCGGCTCCGGCCGGGAGCTCTCCACGGATCGGCGCAGCTGCCGCG ACATGGATGAGTGCCAGGCCACGCCGTGCCAGCACCGCTGCGAGAACAGCGTCGGGAGCTACCGCTGCTCCTGCCGGCCCGGATACCAACTCCACGGGAACCGGCATTCCTGCCTGG ATGTGGATGAATGCCGGCGGCCGGGAACGCGCCGCTCCTGCCAGCACAACTGCCACAACATTCCCGGGAGCTTCCGCTGTTCCTGCCGCCCCGGGTACCGGCTCAGCACGGACAGGGTGTCCTGCGAAG GGTATCCCAAAGCCATCCTGGCCCCGTCACCCATCCTGCAATCCCTGCAGCACCCGCCCACCCTcgtcctgctccctcctggctcccaCCTGCTCCCAAGGggctccccctctccccacatccctgtggcAGCTCCCGGGACCCAATTCCCACCCTCTTCTCCGTCCCTGTCTCCCGGTACCTCCATCCCACCGTCCCCTCGCTGTCGGCACCGCGGGGTTTCCCGGGAGCCCGGCGCTCGCTGGACAGAGCCGGGATGCCGGAGCTGCACCTGCCAG GAGGGACGAGTCCTGTGTGACGCTGTGAGCtgctccattccctgctcccaccccctTCCCGCTCCGGCCGGGGGGTGCTGCCCCGCCTGCACAG GGTGCCTCCACGAGGGGGTGGCCAGAGCAGAGGGCGATGTCTTCTCCCCATCCGATGGGAATTGCTCCATCTGCATCTGCTTG GCCGGGAACGTCTCCTGCCTTTCCCCGGAATGCCCTGCaggctcctgccccagcccctgccatccGG CCCTCCTGACTCCGCCTTTCCCAGCCAAGTGCAGTTTCCGGGGCCGCACGTACGCGCACGGGGCCCGGTTCAGCCCGGACGGGGACGGATGCACCACCTGCGTCTGCCAG GGCGGGGAGGTGGAATGTTCCTTCACTCCCTGTCCCATCCTGGACTGCCCCCAGCACCAGCGGCTCCTGCGCCCCgggcagtgctgctcctcctgccgGGACCCTCCGGCCCCCGCCG GTTGCTTCCTGGAGGACAACGGCGTGCAGTTTCCCGTGGGACAGCTCTGGTCTCCGGGCGATCCCTGTGAGTTATGCATCTGCCAG GCAGACGGCTCCGTGAGCTGCCGGCGCACGGAATGCCTGGAGACCTGTCCCTATCCCATCCGGATCCCCGGGCAGTGCTGCCCCGACTGCTCCGCAG GCTGCACCTACATGGGGCGGGTGTTCTCCAACAACGAGACCTTCCCGTCGGAGCTGGATCCGTGTCTCAGCTGCATCTGCCTG CTGGGATCGGTGGCCTGCTCGCCTCTGGAATGTGCCATCGTGTGCTCCTACCCCTTCCACCCCGAGGGCCGCTGCTGCCCCGTCTGTGACG aCTGCAACTACCGCGGCAGGAAGGTGGAGAACGGGCAGAGCTTCACCCCCGAGGGGCAGCCCTGCACCCGCTGCGCCTGCCAG CTCGGGGAGGTGACCTGTGAGGAGCGGCCGTGCCCCCACTCCTGCTCTGAGCCCCCCGCGATTCCcgctccctgctgcccaccctgcccaggTAATGGGATTCCCAGAACTCCTGGCACTCGGGGGACCCCCACGCCAGgctgggggtcccgggggagGGGCGGGAACTGA
- the VWCE gene encoding von Willebrand factor C and EGF domain-containing protein isoform X7, with protein MRAWNGGSHSPPLPLGCIPLSQLRFGPFIRRVQGWEGLQEKEEEEGWEEARPELCQMWERREKGDTFPVASQRLGDPLPYPGATAGMSELTPLIPGERDKVGMIPEPPWVWGVGGSRWRRSRPAPIPAPIPRRSRIVPGSAGGGGAGPRASGKGGGKAGAGKCWSRLSCWWSCSSRLPVCPCSSPAARPGGIPGGRSREVLPWRGAAGGPTFASRAPAADVVLAGCCPRAAGSAPCGITCPDPPGTCGEYGCDLSCNHGGCQEVARVCPVGFSMAETPNGVRCTDIDECRSGACEGPCVNTEGGFVCQCGSGRELSTDRRSCRDMDECQATPCQHRCENSVGSYRCSCRPGYQLHGNRHSCLDVDECRRPGTRRSCQHNCHNIPGSFRCSCRPGYRLSTDRVSCEGYPKAILAPSPILQSLQHPPTLVLLPPGSHLLPRGSPSPHIPVAAPGTQFPPSSPSLSPGTSIPPSPRCRHRGVSREPGARWTEPGCRSCTCQEGRVLCDAVSCSIPCSHPLPAPAGGCCPACTGCLHEGVARAEGDVFSPSDGNCSICICLAGNVSCLSPECPAGSCPSPCHPALLTPPFPAKCSFRGRTYAHGARFSPDGDGCTTCVCQGGEVECSFTPCPILDCPQHQRLLRPGQCCSSCRDPPAPAGCFLEDNGVQFPVGQLWSPGDPCRRLRELPAHGMPGDLSLSHPDPRAVLPRLLRRLHLHGAGVLQQRDLPVGAGSVSQLHLPGKKTKTKQNAPGALPGVPNGVSPVSRSWDRWPARLWNVPSCAPTPSTPRAAAAPSVTTATTAAGRWRTGRASPPRGSPAPAAPASSGR; from the exons ATGAGAGCCTGGAATGGggggtcccacagcccccctcTCCCTTTGGGATGCATCCCACTATCCCAGCTCCGCTTTGGCCCCTTTATCCGCcgtgtgcagggctgggaaggcctccaggagaaggaggaggaggaggggtggGAAGAGGCCAGGCCGGAGCTTTGCCAGatgtgggaaaggagggaaaagggggataCGTTCCCTGTTGCTTCCCAACGCCTTGGGGACCCCCTTCCCTATCCCGGAGCCACCGCGGGAATGTCTGAGCTGACTCCACTCATCCCGGGCGAGCGGGACAAAGTCGGGATGATCCCGGAGCCGCcgtgggtttggggggtgggtgggagccgctggcgccgctcccgccccgctccAATCCCCGCTCCAATCCCGCGCCGATCCCGCATTGTTCCCGGCtcggcgggaggaggaggagcagggccgAGGGCCAGCGGGAAGGGAGGCGGGAAGGCGGGAGCCGGGAAGTGCTGGAGCCGCCTGTCATGTTGGTGGAGCTGCTCTTCCAGGCTGCCTGtgtgtccctgctcctctccagcgGCCAGGCCAGGGGGTATCCCGGGAGGAAGAAGCCGGGAAGTTTTGCCGTGGAGAG GCGCCGCGGGGGGCCCCACGTTTGCTTCCCGGGCTCCGGCAGCGGATGTTGTCCTGGCTGGATGCTGTCCCCGGGCAGCGGGAAGTGCACCCTGC ggaatCACCTGCCCAG ATCCGCCGGGAACGTGCGGGGAGTACGGCTGTGACCTGTCCTGTAACCACGGCGGCTGCCAGGAGGTCGCCCGCGTGTGTCCCGTCGGCTTCTCCATGGCGGAGACTCCCAACGGCGTCCGCTGCACCG ACATCGACGAGTGCCGGAGCGGGGCCTGCGAGGGGCCGTGCGTGAACACGGAGGGCGGATTCGTGTGCCAGTGCGGCTCCGGCCGGGAGCTCTCCACGGATCGGCGCAGCTGCCGCG ACATGGATGAGTGCCAGGCCACGCCGTGCCAGCACCGCTGCGAGAACAGCGTCGGGAGCTACCGCTGCTCCTGCCGGCCCGGATACCAACTCCACGGGAACCGGCATTCCTGCCTGG ATGTGGATGAATGCCGGCGGCCGGGAACGCGCCGCTCCTGCCAGCACAACTGCCACAACATTCCCGGGAGCTTCCGCTGTTCCTGCCGCCCCGGGTACCGGCTCAGCACGGACAGGGTGTCCTGCGAAG GGTATCCCAAAGCCATCCTGGCCCCGTCACCCATCCTGCAATCCCTGCAGCACCCGCCCACCCTcgtcctgctccctcctggctcccaCCTGCTCCCAAGGggctccccctctccccacatccctgtggcAGCTCCCGGGACCCAATTCCCACCCTCTTCTCCGTCCCTGTCTCCCGGTACCTCCATCCCACCGTCCCCTCGCTGTCGGCACCGCGGGGTTTCCCGGGAGCCCGGCGCTCGCTGGACAGAGCCGGGATGCCGGAGCTGCACCTGCCAG GAGGGACGAGTCCTGTGTGACGCTGTGAGCtgctccattccctgctcccaccccctTCCCGCTCCGGCCGGGGGGTGCTGCCCCGCCTGCACAG GGTGCCTCCACGAGGGGGTGGCCAGAGCAGAGGGCGATGTCTTCTCCCCATCCGATGGGAATTGCTCCATCTGCATCTGCTTG GCCGGGAACGTCTCCTGCCTTTCCCCGGAATGCCCTGCaggctcctgccccagcccctgccatccGG CCCTCCTGACTCCGCCTTTCCCAGCCAAGTGCAGTTTCCGGGGCCGCACGTACGCGCACGGGGCCCGGTTCAGCCCGGACGGGGACGGATGCACCACCTGCGTCTGCCAG GGCGGGGAGGTGGAATGTTCCTTCACTCCCTGTCCCATCCTGGACTGCCCCCAGCACCAGCGGCTCCTGCGCCCCgggcagtgctgctcctcctgccgGGACCCTCCGGCCCCCGCCG GTTGCTTCCTGGAGGACAACGGCGTGCAGTTTCCCGTGGGACAGCTCTGGTCTCCGGGCGATCCCT GCAGACGGCTCCGTGAGCTGCCGGCGCACGGAATGCCTGGAGACCTGTCCCTATCCCATCCGGATCCCCGGGCAGTGCTGCCCCGACTGCTCCGCAG GCTGCACCTACATGGGGCGGGTGTTCTCCAACAACGAGACCTTCCCGTCGGAGCTGGATCCGTGTCTCAGCTGCATCTGCCTG gaaaaaaaacaaaaacaaaacaaaacgcTCCGGGGGCGTTGCCGGGGGTTCCTAACGGGGTCTCTCCGGTCTCTCGCAGCTGGGATCGGTGGCCTGCTCGCCTCTGGAATGTGCCATCGTGTGCTCCTACCCCTTCCACCCCGAGGGCCGCTGCTGCCCCGTCTGTGACG aCTGCAACTACCGCGGCAGGAAGGTGGAGAACGGGCAGAGCTTCACCCCCGAGGGGCAGCCCTGCACCCGCTGCGCCTGCCAG CTCGGGGAGGTGA
- the VWCE gene encoding von Willebrand factor C and EGF domain-containing protein isoform X9, protein MRAWNGGSHSPPLPLGCIPLSQLRFGPFIRRVQGWEGLQEKEEEEGWEEARPELCQMWERREKGDTFPVASQRLGDPLPYPGATAGMSELTPLIPGERDKVGMIPEPPWVWGVGGSRWRRSRPAPIPAPIPRRSRIVPGSAGGGGAGPRASGKGGGKAGAGKCWSRLSCWWSCSSRLPVCPCSSPAARPGGIPGGRSREVLPWRGAAGGPTFASRAPAADVVLAGCCPRAAGSAPCGITCPDPPGTCGEYGCDLSCNHGGCQEVARVCPVGFSMAETPNGVRCTDIDECRSGACEGPCVNTEGGFVCQCGSGRELSTDRRSCRDMDECQATPCQHRCENSVGSYRCSCRPGYQLHGNRHSCLDVDECRRPGTRRSCQHNCHNIPGSFRCSCRPGYRLSTDRVSCEGYPKAILAPSPILQSLQHPPTLVLLPPGSHLLPRGSPSPHIPVAAPGTQFPPSSPSLSPGTSIPPSPRCRHRGVSREPGARWTEPGCRSCTCQEGRVLCDAVSCSIPCSHPLPAPAGGCCPACTGCLHEGVARAEGDVFSPSDGNCSICICLAGNVSCLSPECPAGSCPSPCHPALLTPPFPAKCSFRGRTYAHGARFSPDGDGCTTCVCQGGEVECSFTPCPILDCPQHQRLLRPGQCCSSCRDPPAPAGCFLEDNGVQFPVGQLWSPGDPCELCICQVSPPAGRRLRELPAHGMPGDLSLSHPDPRAVLPRLLRRLHLHGAGVLQQRDLPVGAGSVSQLHLPAGIGGLLASGMCHRVLLPLPPRGPLLPRL, encoded by the exons ATGAGAGCCTGGAATGGggggtcccacagcccccctcTCCCTTTGGGATGCATCCCACTATCCCAGCTCCGCTTTGGCCCCTTTATCCGCcgtgtgcagggctgggaaggcctccaggagaaggaggaggaggaggggtggGAAGAGGCCAGGCCGGAGCTTTGCCAGatgtgggaaaggagggaaaagggggataCGTTCCCTGTTGCTTCCCAACGCCTTGGGGACCCCCTTCCCTATCCCGGAGCCACCGCGGGAATGTCTGAGCTGACTCCACTCATCCCGGGCGAGCGGGACAAAGTCGGGATGATCCCGGAGCCGCcgtgggtttggggggtgggtgggagccgctggcgccgctcccgccccgctccAATCCCCGCTCCAATCCCGCGCCGATCCCGCATTGTTCCCGGCtcggcgggaggaggaggagcagggccgAGGGCCAGCGGGAAGGGAGGCGGGAAGGCGGGAGCCGGGAAGTGCTGGAGCCGCCTGTCATGTTGGTGGAGCTGCTCTTCCAGGCTGCCTGtgtgtccctgctcctctccagcgGCCAGGCCAGGGGGTATCCCGGGAGGAAGAAGCCGGGAAGTTTTGCCGTGGAGAG GCGCCGCGGGGGGCCCCACGTTTGCTTCCCGGGCTCCGGCAGCGGATGTTGTCCTGGCTGGATGCTGTCCCCGGGCAGCGGGAAGTGCACCCTGC ggaatCACCTGCCCAG ATCCGCCGGGAACGTGCGGGGAGTACGGCTGTGACCTGTCCTGTAACCACGGCGGCTGCCAGGAGGTCGCCCGCGTGTGTCCCGTCGGCTTCTCCATGGCGGAGACTCCCAACGGCGTCCGCTGCACCG ACATCGACGAGTGCCGGAGCGGGGCCTGCGAGGGGCCGTGCGTGAACACGGAGGGCGGATTCGTGTGCCAGTGCGGCTCCGGCCGGGAGCTCTCCACGGATCGGCGCAGCTGCCGCG ACATGGATGAGTGCCAGGCCACGCCGTGCCAGCACCGCTGCGAGAACAGCGTCGGGAGCTACCGCTGCTCCTGCCGGCCCGGATACCAACTCCACGGGAACCGGCATTCCTGCCTGG ATGTGGATGAATGCCGGCGGCCGGGAACGCGCCGCTCCTGCCAGCACAACTGCCACAACATTCCCGGGAGCTTCCGCTGTTCCTGCCGCCCCGGGTACCGGCTCAGCACGGACAGGGTGTCCTGCGAAG GGTATCCCAAAGCCATCCTGGCCCCGTCACCCATCCTGCAATCCCTGCAGCACCCGCCCACCCTcgtcctgctccctcctggctcccaCCTGCTCCCAAGGggctccccctctccccacatccctgtggcAGCTCCCGGGACCCAATTCCCACCCTCTTCTCCGTCCCTGTCTCCCGGTACCTCCATCCCACCGTCCCCTCGCTGTCGGCACCGCGGGGTTTCCCGGGAGCCCGGCGCTCGCTGGACAGAGCCGGGATGCCGGAGCTGCACCTGCCAG GAGGGACGAGTCCTGTGTGACGCTGTGAGCtgctccattccctgctcccaccccctTCCCGCTCCGGCCGGGGGGTGCTGCCCCGCCTGCACAG GGTGCCTCCACGAGGGGGTGGCCAGAGCAGAGGGCGATGTCTTCTCCCCATCCGATGGGAATTGCTCCATCTGCATCTGCTTG GCCGGGAACGTCTCCTGCCTTTCCCCGGAATGCCCTGCaggctcctgccccagcccctgccatccGG CCCTCCTGACTCCGCCTTTCCCAGCCAAGTGCAGTTTCCGGGGCCGCACGTACGCGCACGGGGCCCGGTTCAGCCCGGACGGGGACGGATGCACCACCTGCGTCTGCCAG GGCGGGGAGGTGGAATGTTCCTTCACTCCCTGTCCCATCCTGGACTGCCCCCAGCACCAGCGGCTCCTGCGCCCCgggcagtgctgctcctcctgccgGGACCCTCCGGCCCCCGCCG GTTGCTTCCTGGAGGACAACGGCGTGCAGTTTCCCGTGGGACAGCTCTGGTCTCCGGGCGATCCCTGTGAGTTATGCATCTGCCAG GTGTCCCCGCCCGCAGGCAGACGGCTCCGTGAGCTGCCGGCGCACGGAATGCCTGGAGACCTGTCCCTATCCCATCCGGATCCCCGGGCAGTGCTGCCCCGACTGCTCCGCAG GCTGCACCTACATGGGGCGGGTGTTCTCCAACAACGAGACCTTCCCGTCGGAGCTGGATCCGTGTCTCAGCTGCATCTGCCTG CTGGGATCGGTGGCCTGCTCGCCTCTGGAATGTGCCATCGTGTGCTCCTACCCCTTCCACCCCGAGGGCCGCTGCTGCCCCGTCTGTGA